From Thalassotalea euphylliae, the proteins below share one genomic window:
- a CDS encoding MATE family efflux transporter, protein MPIFEKHILKSLDRKIIALAVPMILSNITVPLLGLVDTAVIGHLPHAYYLGGSTVGAMIITFITWLCGFLRMSTTGLAAQALGRESHDEATIVLLRGLLVAGAIGLACILLQTPYFQLSLWLAGGSEQVQFYAKQYMDIRVWGLPAALANIVMLGWLLGQHQAKAVMWLLILINSINLSLDLLFVLAFGWQVQGVAAATLVAEYSGLIAGLSFILRRYYQRNIGLLANRALLSKVLNISQLGDYFKLNRDILIRTLCLEVCFVFMTFQGARLGDNIVAANAILMNFLLLISFGLDGIANAAEAMIGKAKGAGANHELSLILTRCTLWTIAFAVVYSLIFAVGGGWLISQITTIAEVSVEAEKYLGWIILLPVIGCWCYLYDGVYVGLTRADIMRNSMIIATFFVFFPLWLVFNEAFKQAALGFALNHALWLAFSGFMLARGATLGWHLYQRLLPQPITR, encoded by the coding sequence ATGCCTATTTTTGAAAAACATATCTTGAAAAGCTTAGACAGAAAAATAATCGCGCTCGCGGTGCCGATGATTTTGTCCAATATCACAGTGCCCTTGTTGGGGTTAGTTGACACCGCAGTGATTGGGCACCTACCGCATGCTTATTACCTTGGCGGCAGTACTGTTGGTGCCATGATCATCACCTTTATTACTTGGTTGTGTGGCTTTCTGCGTATGTCTACCACAGGGCTGGCGGCTCAGGCATTAGGGCGTGAAAGTCATGATGAGGCAACCATAGTGTTGCTGCGCGGTTTACTTGTTGCTGGAGCCATCGGCTTGGCCTGCATTTTGTTGCAAACGCCATATTTCCAGTTGAGCTTATGGCTGGCTGGTGGCAGTGAACAAGTGCAGTTTTATGCCAAGCAGTATATGGATATCCGCGTTTGGGGCTTGCCTGCTGCGCTTGCCAATATTGTTATGTTGGGCTGGTTGTTAGGGCAACATCAAGCCAAAGCGGTAATGTGGCTGCTTATTCTGATCAACAGCATTAATCTGTCGCTTGATTTGCTCTTTGTCTTGGCCTTTGGCTGGCAAGTGCAAGGTGTGGCGGCTGCAACGTTAGTGGCTGAATATTCTGGGTTAATCGCCGGACTGAGTTTTATTCTTCGTCGTTATTACCAGAGAAATATTGGCTTATTAGCAAACCGAGCATTACTGTCTAAAGTGTTGAACATCAGTCAGCTGGGGGATTATTTTAAGCTTAATCGCGATATTTTAATTCGTACTTTGTGTTTAGAAGTGTGTTTTGTTTTTATGACCTTTCAAGGAGCAAGACTGGGCGATAATATTGTCGCCGCTAACGCTATTTTGATGAACTTTCTGCTACTCATTTCGTTTGGTTTAGACGGTATCGCCAACGCTGCAGAAGCCATGATTGGCAAAGCAAAAGGGGCTGGCGCTAACCATGAGTTATCGCTTATTTTAACACGTTGCACACTGTGGACTATTGCCTTTGCGGTTGTTTATAGCTTGATATTTGCTGTCGGTGGAGGCTGGTTAATTAGCCAAATCACTACGATTGCTGAGGTAAGTGTCGAGGCTGAGAAGTATCTGGGCTGGATAATTTTACTGCCTGTGATTGGCTGTTGGTGTTATCTCTATGATGGCGTCTATGTCGGGCTGACGCGCGCTGACATTATGCGTAATAGTATGATTATCGCCACGTTTTTTGTCTTTTTCCCGCTGTGGTTGGTATTTAATGAAGCCTTTAAACAAGCAGCATTGGGCTTCGCATTGAATCATGCGCTGTGGCTGGCGTTTTCTGGTTTTATGCTGGCACGAGGAGCGACGCTTGGCTGGCACTTATATCAGCGCCTTCTTCCACAGCCGATAACTCGTTAG
- the nfuA gene encoding Fe-S biogenesis protein NfuA yields the protein MISISESAQAHFAKLLSQQAEGTNIRVFVVNPGTAKAECGVSYCPTDAVESDDLELKFNGFSAYVDAQSQPFLEEAEIDFVTDQMGSQLTLKAPNAKLKKVADDAPLFDRVDYFIKAEVNPQLAGHGGECNLMEITEDGYAVLQFGGGCNGCSQIDVTVKDGIESQLLEIMGGEIKGVRDATEHQRGEHSYY from the coding sequence ATGATCAGCATTTCAGAATCAGCGCAAGCACACTTCGCAAAACTTTTATCGCAACAAGCGGAAGGTACTAACATCCGTGTTTTCGTGGTTAACCCAGGCACAGCAAAAGCTGAATGTGGTGTTTCTTACTGCCCAACTGATGCGGTTGAATCAGATGATTTAGAACTTAAATTCAATGGTTTTTCGGCTTATGTCGACGCACAAAGCCAACCATTTTTGGAAGAAGCAGAAATTGATTTTGTGACCGACCAAATGGGCTCACAGTTAACCTTAAAAGCACCAAACGCTAAACTGAAAAAGGTCGCGGATGACGCACCATTATTTGATCGCGTTGATTACTTTATCAAAGCAGAGGTTAACCCACAGTTAGCAGGCCACGGCGGTGAATGTAACCTGATGGAAATCACCGAAGACGGTTATGCAGTGCTACAATTTGGCGGTGGTTGTAATGGCTGTAGCCAAATTGATGTGACCGTAAAAGACGGTATCGAAAGCCAGCTACTTGAAATTATGGGTGGCGAAATTAAGGGTGTTCGCGATGCGACAGAGCACCAACGTGGTGAACACTCATACTACTAA